One genomic region from Bacillota bacterium encodes:
- the tilS gene encoding tRNA lysidine(34) synthetase TilS: MDLQDRVQQYIVRHRMLAPGMGVLVGVSGGPDSVALLDILSALSADLGISLTVAHLNHRLRGAEAEADAEYVRMLAEKLALPCVVEECDVRAFRKTERLSTQTAARELRYRFFARAARAAGAQRVALGHHADDQAQTILHHFIRGTGPAGLAGMAPVRGLFIRPLLGVRRREIEAYCRVRDLDPRFDPSNLDPVYTRNRLRAELLPLLETKYNPNLVTALLRLGEICRAENDYLAVQAESAFQRLAVSADGAVRLDAGGVAALSPAIGRRVVRKAWSELAGDPGALDFDHVERVLELARPEAGGKKLDLPRGILVERQAAGLVFSLGPSPPETLPWSSALVVPGRTDLPDGRWITAEIRHARGTHAGHPLQWVGSGRVGRPETLQPGQAAVDLDALTLPLTVRNRRPGDVFWPQGAGGRMKLKEFLINNKVPRPERDRIPLVFDGEGRLVWVAGHRIGEFCKLTPRTRSVLVLSVSEPGPARFELC, translated from the coding sequence ATGGACCTGCAAGATCGGGTACAACAGTACATTGTCCGGCACCGGATGCTGGCGCCGGGGATGGGCGTGCTGGTGGGGGTTTCCGGGGGCCCGGATTCGGTGGCCCTGCTGGATATTCTCAGTGCTTTGAGTGCCGATCTGGGCATTTCCCTTACCGTGGCCCACCTGAACCACCGCCTGCGGGGCGCCGAGGCCGAGGCGGACGCCGAGTACGTCCGGATGCTGGCCGAAAAGCTTGCTCTGCCCTGTGTGGTCGAGGAATGTGACGTGCGCGCCTTCCGGAAAACCGAACGTCTCTCCACCCAGACAGCGGCCCGGGAACTCCGGTACCGCTTCTTTGCCCGGGCGGCTCGGGCGGCCGGGGCCCAACGGGTGGCCCTCGGTCACCACGCCGACGACCAGGCCCAAACCATCCTGCACCACTTCATCCGCGGCACCGGACCGGCCGGCCTGGCCGGCATGGCGCCGGTCAGGGGACTTTTCATCCGGCCCCTGCTGGGCGTCCGGCGCCGGGAGATCGAAGCCTATTGCCGCGTCCGGGATCTCGACCCCCGGTTCGATCCTTCCAACCTCGATCCCGTTTACACCCGGAACCGGCTGCGGGCTGAACTCCTGCCCCTGCTCGAGACCAAATATAACCCGAACCTGGTGACCGCCCTTTTGCGTCTGGGTGAAATCTGCCGGGCGGAAAACGACTATCTGGCGGTCCAGGCCGAGTCCGCCTTTCAACGCTTGGCCGTTTCAGCGGACGGCGCCGTCCGGCTCGATGCGGGCGGGGTGGCCGCTCTCTCACCGGCGATTGGGCGGCGGGTGGTCCGCAAGGCCTGGTCGGAGTTGGCCGGGGATCCGGGGGCGCTCGATTTCGACCACGTGGAACGGGTCCTTGAACTGGCCCGCCCCGAGGCCGGCGGCAAGAAATTGGACCTGCCGCGGGGAATCCTGGTGGAAAGACAGGCGGCCGGGCTGGTTTTCAGCCTCGGTCCCAGTCCTCCCGAAACCTTGCCGTGGAGCTCGGCGCTGGTGGTTCCCGGAAGGACGGACCTGCCCGACGGACGGTGGATCACCGCCGAAATACGGCACGCGCGGGGCACCCACGCGGGGCACCCACTTCAGTGGGTCGGGTCGGGTCGGGTCGGGCGTCCGGAAACGCTCCAGCCCGGACAGGCGGCGGTGGACCTCGATGCTCTGACTCTGCCGCTGACCGTGCGCAACCGCAGGCCCGGAGACGTGTTTTGGCCGCAGGGGGCCGGCGGCCGGATGAAACTGAAGGAATTTCTGATCAACAACAAGGTGCCCCGCCCGGAGCGAGACCGGATTCCGCTGGTTTTCGACGGCGAGGGCCGCCTGGTCTGGGTGGCCGGTCACCGGATCGGCGAGTTCTGCAAGCTCACCCCCCGCACCCGCTCGGTGCTTGTCTTGAGCGTCTCGGAGCCCGGCCCGGCGCGGTTTGAACTTTGTTGA
- the ndk gene encoding nucleoside-diphosphate kinase, with the protein MERTFVMVKPDGVQRGLVGEVITRFERRGFKLVALKLLRIDRGLAERHYEEHRGKPFFEELVRYITSGPVAAVVLEGKEVVPAVREMMGATQPAKALPGTIRGTYGIDVGRNIVHGSDSAASAAREIGLFFADAELIGYTQALDPWIYE; encoded by the coding sequence TTGGAGAGAACCTTTGTGATGGTGAAACCGGACGGTGTCCAGCGGGGGCTGGTGGGCGAGGTGATCACCCGTTTCGAGCGCCGCGGCTTTAAGCTGGTGGCTTTAAAGCTGCTCCGGATCGACCGGGGGTTGGCGGAACGGCACTACGAGGAACACCGGGGCAAGCCCTTTTTTGAGGAGCTTGTCCGCTACATCACCTCGGGCCCGGTCGCGGCCGTGGTCCTGGAGGGCAAGGAAGTGGTCCCGGCGGTCCGGGAGATGATGGGGGCCACCCAGCCGGCCAAGGCGCTGCCCGGCACCATCCGCGGCACCTACGGCATCGACGTCGGCCGCAATATCGTCCACGGTTCCGACTCGGCGGCCAGCGCCGCGCGGGAAATTGGACTTTTCTTTGCGGACGCGGAACTGATCGGATACACACAAGCGCTGGATCCCTGGATTTACGAGTGA
- a CDS encoding CoB--CoM heterodisulfide reductase iron-sulfur subunit A family protein, protein MPDKIGSAMVVGGGIAGVQASLDLAEAGYYVYLVEASTAIGGTMAQLDKTFPTNDCSMCILSPKLVECDRHPNIEIITLANLVDLQGEAGNFKATVFQKPRYVFADRCVACGDCAAKCPVKVSDEFNEGLEVRKIIANKYPQAVPNTYAITHPEKCLYLTKGVQTGKPVCLLCEKACGKDALNWEDKEKTFALDVGAVILAPGFDEFDPKTIKTLGYGTLKNVVTSIEFERILSASGPFQGHVVRPSDHQEAKNVAWIQCVGSRDRSIGCSYCSSVCCTYAIKEAMIAKEHGGDMDATIFFMDMRTYGKGFEAYYNRAQEETGIRFIRSRSFELGPGTSDKVKIRYSDEGGEIKHEEFDIVVLSVGLRPSSKAMETAKSIGVNLNQHGFAATTTSAPVETSRPGVFVCGTFQSPMDIPTAVMQASAAASGAGTLLAEARGTLVKAEEPVAEMDVSGQEPRIGVFVCHCGINIGSTVDVPSVVEYVKNAPNVVYAEENLYSCSSDTQDKIKEVILEHKLNRVVVASCTPRTHEPLFRATCASAGLSPFLFEMGNIREHCSWVHMKDKEAATVKAKEIVNRAVAKARLLESLQTVTIGVNKDALVIGGGIAGMNAALDLAGQGFKVSLVEKSDQLGGMARKIHINLEGMDVGAYLDGLIGAVDANPNITVYTGAKIAGASGYVGNFTTTIDVGGQSKDIEHGAVIIAIGGKEFKPSEYLYGQDDRVLTGLELEAELVEGTDRAKQAKNFVLINCVGSREPDRVYCSRVCCSESVKNALKAKALNPDASVYVLYRDMRTYSFKEDYYEEARRKGVIFLRFDPAGKPVVSNAGGGLTVTVTDPVLGETFVIDADLVGLAAATLPPDDSRDIAQLYKVCGDYDGGFFLEAHMKLRPVDFATDGVFVAGLAHGPKFIEESIAQARAAAARAATVLTKDLLVGGGAVAKVDRDKCSGCRICVTVCPYSAISFLEAENVAEVNEVLCKGCGTCAAACPSHAADHMGFRDEQLFAEIEAFLA, encoded by the coding sequence ATGCCAGATAAAATCGGATCGGCAATGGTAGTGGGCGGTGGTATCGCCGGCGTGCAGGCCTCACTGGACTTGGCGGAAGCCGGATACTACGTGTACCTGGTCGAGGCCTCCACGGCCATCGGCGGCACCATGGCCCAACTGGACAAGACCTTCCCCACCAACGACTGCTCGATGTGCATCTTGTCGCCGAAGCTCGTGGAGTGCGACCGGCATCCGAACATCGAGATCATCACCCTGGCCAACCTGGTCGACCTGCAGGGTGAAGCCGGGAACTTCAAAGCGACGGTGTTCCAGAAACCGCGTTACGTGTTCGCCGACCGGTGCGTCGCTTGCGGCGACTGCGCTGCGAAGTGTCCGGTGAAGGTTTCGGACGAGTTCAACGAGGGGTTGGAAGTCCGGAAGATCATCGCCAACAAGTACCCCCAGGCGGTGCCGAACACTTACGCGATCACTCATCCCGAAAAGTGTCTTTACCTGACCAAGGGCGTGCAGACCGGCAAGCCGGTGTGTCTGCTTTGCGAGAAGGCGTGCGGCAAGGACGCCCTGAACTGGGAGGACAAAGAGAAGACCTTCGCCCTCGACGTCGGCGCGGTCATTCTGGCCCCCGGTTTCGACGAGTTCGACCCCAAGACCATCAAAACGCTGGGCTACGGGACCCTGAAAAACGTGGTCACCAGCATCGAGTTCGAGCGTATCCTGAGCGCCTCGGGTCCCTTCCAGGGTCATGTGGTCCGTCCCTCGGACCACCAGGAAGCGAAGAACGTCGCCTGGATCCAGTGCGTGGGTTCGCGCGACCGCAGTATCGGCTGCAGCTACTGTTCTTCGGTGTGCTGCACCTACGCGATCAAGGAAGCCATGATCGCCAAGGAACACGGCGGGGATATGGACGCCACCATCTTCTTTATGGACATGCGCACCTACGGCAAGGGCTTCGAGGCCTACTACAACCGCGCCCAGGAAGAAACCGGCATCCGGTTCATCCGTTCCCGCAGCTTTGAACTCGGCCCCGGCACCTCAGACAAGGTCAAGATCCGGTACAGCGACGAGGGCGGCGAGATCAAGCACGAGGAATTCGATATCGTCGTGCTGTCGGTCGGCCTGCGGCCTTCCTCGAAGGCGATGGAGACGGCCAAGAGCATCGGCGTGAACCTGAACCAGCACGGTTTCGCGGCCACCACCACCAGCGCGCCGGTGGAGACCTCCCGGCCGGGTGTGTTCGTGTGCGGCACCTTCCAGAGCCCGATGGACATTCCGACCGCGGTCATGCAAGCCAGCGCGGCGGCATCCGGTGCGGGCACCCTGCTCGCCGAAGCTCGGGGCACCCTGGTCAAGGCCGAGGAGCCCGTGGCCGAGATGGACGTGAGCGGGCAGGAGCCGCGGATCGGTGTGTTCGTCTGCCACTGCGGCATCAACATCGGCTCGACCGTGGACGTGCCGTCGGTGGTCGAGTACGTCAAGAACGCTCCGAACGTGGTGTACGCGGAAGAAAACCTGTACTCCTGTTCGTCGGACACCCAGGACAAGATCAAGGAGGTAATCCTGGAGCACAAACTGAACCGGGTGGTGGTCGCGTCCTGTACCCCGCGGACACACGAGCCCTTGTTCCGGGCCACCTGTGCCTCGGCGGGCTTGAGCCCCTTCCTGTTTGAAATGGGCAACATCCGCGAGCACTGCTCCTGGGTGCACATGAAAGACAAGGAAGCGGCCACGGTCAAGGCCAAGGAAATCGTGAACCGGGCGGTGGCCAAGGCCCGCCTGCTGGAGTCCCTGCAGACGGTAACCATCGGAGTCAACAAGGACGCGCTGGTTATCGGCGGCGGTATCGCCGGCATGAACGCCGCGCTGGATCTCGCCGGCCAGGGTTTCAAGGTGAGCCTGGTGGAAAAAAGCGACCAACTGGGCGGCATGGCCCGGAAGATCCACATAAACTTGGAAGGCATGGACGTCGGCGCTTACCTCGACGGCTTGATCGGCGCCGTTGACGCGAACCCGAACATCACCGTGTACACCGGCGCTAAGATCGCGGGTGCCTCCGGTTACGTCGGGAACTTCACCACCACCATCGACGTGGGCGGCCAGAGCAAGGACATCGAGCACGGCGCGGTGATCATCGCCATCGGCGGTAAGGAATTCAAACCGTCCGAGTACCTGTACGGCCAGGACGACCGCGTGCTCACCGGCCTAGAACTGGAGGCCGAGCTGGTGGAGGGCACGGACCGGGCAAAGCAGGCCAAGAACTTCGTGCTGATCAACTGCGTCGGTTCCCGGGAGCCGGACCGCGTGTACTGCAGCCGGGTCTGCTGCAGCGAGTCGGTCAAGAACGCCCTCAAGGCGAAGGCCCTCAATCCCGACGCCAGCGTGTACGTGCTGTACCGCGACATGCGCACCTATAGCTTCAAGGAGGACTACTACGAAGAGGCCCGGCGCAAGGGCGTGATCTTCCTGCGCTTCGACCCGGCCGGCAAGCCGGTGGTTTCGAACGCGGGCGGCGGTCTCACGGTGACCGTGACCGACCCGGTCCTCGGCGAGACCTTCGTGATCGACGCCGACCTAGTGGGGCTCGCGGCGGCCACCCTGCCGCCGGACGACTCCAGGGACATCGCCCAACTCTACAAGGTCTGCGGCGACTACGACGGCGGGTTCTTCCTGGAAGCGCACATGAAGCTGCGCCCGGTGGACTTCGCCACCGACGGCGTGTTCGTGGCCGGCCTGGCGCACGGACCGAAGTTCATCGAGGAAAGCATCGCCCAGGCGCGGGCGGCGGCGGCGCGCGCGGCGACCGTCCTGACCAAGGACCTGCTGGTCGGCGGCGGCGCGGTGGCCAAGGTGGACAGGGACAAGTGTTCCGGCTGCCGGATCTGCGTCACGGTCTGCCCGTACAGCGCGATCTCCTTCCTGGAGGCCGAGAACGTGGCCGAGGTGAACGAAGTGCTGTGCAAGGGCTGCGGCACCTGCGCGGCGGCCTGCCCGTCGCACGCCGCGGATCATATGGGCTTCAGGGACGAGCAGCTCTTCGCGGAAATCGAGGCTTTCCTGGCATAA
- a CDS encoding Mrp/NBP35 family ATP-binding protein yields the protein MAADNNNGGESGVPGGGGCPGSAPGGGCPGSAACGIPEAQTCGQSAPRSHVLAPNPQSAVKNVIAVMSGKGGVGKSAVTALLAVTLARQGYKVGILDADLTGPSIPKIFGLHERPELEGEAILPVKTPVYGIGVISINLLLEHEDEPVIWRGPIIAGAIQQFWTEVGWGGLDYLLVDLPPGTGDAPLSVMQFLPVGGVVMVTAPQDLAVLVVRKAVRMVRKLNIPILGFIENMSYAVCPKCDENLELFGPSRAEKTADTTGLRLLARIPLDAGLSILSDRGEVEKYQTEVLAHLPAYMDETMNRRFENPGMPS from the coding sequence ATGGCGGCCGACAACAACAACGGTGGGGAGAGCGGGGTTCCCGGCGGCGGCGGTTGTCCGGGAAGCGCGCCCGGCGGCGGTTGTCCGGGAAGCGCAGCCTGCGGCATACCCGAGGCCCAAACCTGCGGTCAGTCCGCGCCGCGGTCGCACGTGCTGGCGCCGAACCCGCAGTCCGCGGTGAAAAACGTGATCGCGGTGATGAGCGGCAAGGGCGGCGTGGGCAAGTCCGCGGTGACGGCGCTTTTGGCCGTGACCTTGGCGCGTCAGGGCTACAAGGTCGGTATTCTGGATGCCGACCTGACCGGGCCGAGTATCCCCAAAATCTTCGGCCTTCACGAACGGCCGGAGCTGGAAGGGGAGGCGATCCTGCCGGTAAAGACCCCGGTCTACGGTATCGGTGTCATCTCGATCAACCTGCTCTTGGAGCACGAGGACGAACCGGTGATCTGGCGGGGCCCGATCATCGCCGGCGCCATCCAGCAGTTCTGGACCGAGGTCGGTTGGGGCGGACTCGACTACCTGCTGGTCGACCTGCCGCCCGGGACGGGCGACGCGCCCCTTTCCGTGATGCAGTTCCTGCCGGTCGGCGGCGTGGTGATGGTTACCGCGCCCCAGGACCTGGCGGTGCTGGTGGTGCGCAAGGCGGTGCGGATGGTCAGAAAACTGAACATACCGATCCTGGGGTTTATCGAGAACATGAGCTACGCCGTGTGCCCGAAGTGCGACGAGAATCTGGAGCTCTTCGGCCCGTCCCGGGCCGAGAAGACGGCCGACACCACCGGACTGCGCTTGCTGGCCCGGATCCCGCTCGATGCCGGTCTCTCCATCTTGAGCGACCGGGGCGAGGTGGAGAAATACCAAACCGAGGTGCTGGCGCACCTGCCGGCCTATATGGACGAGACAATGAACCGGAGGTTCGAAAACCCGGGAATGCCAAGCTAA
- a CDS encoding DUF134 domain-containing protein, with protein sequence MGRPPKCRRVEFLPQYTYFRPAGIPLWDLEEVGLAVEEVEALRLKDLEGLEQEDCAERMGVSRPTFQRILTGARAKVAQALVMGRAIRVEGGNFEYVARRMRCTGCRTESEPAPGGLNAQQCPKCGGKELVTRPDRCSRPKRATGKYRVPKKR encoded by the coding sequence ATGGGTAGACCACCAAAATGCCGCCGGGTTGAGTTCCTTCCTCAGTACACCTACTTTAGGCCGGCCGGGATTCCGTTATGGGACCTGGAGGAGGTCGGTCTGGCGGTGGAAGAAGTGGAAGCGTTGCGTCTAAAGGACCTGGAAGGGTTGGAACAGGAAGATTGTGCCGAGCGTATGGGCGTCTCGCGCCCCACCTTTCAGCGTATTTTGACCGGCGCGCGGGCCAAGGTGGCCCAAGCCCTGGTAATGGGCAGGGCGATCCGGGTGGAGGGCGGCAACTTCGAGTACGTGGCGCGGCGCATGCGCTGTACCGGCTGCCGGACGGAATCGGAGCCGGCTCCCGGCGGCTTGAACGCACAACAATGCCCGAAATGCGGCGGCAAGGAACTTGTGACCCGGCCCGACCGGTGTTCCCGCCCGAAGCGGGCCACCGGCAAATACCGGGTTCCGAAGAAAAGGTAG
- the ftsH gene encoding ATP-dependent zinc metalloprotease FtsH, whose translation MNRVIKNLSIYILIVLVVIALLKYSSPGPTDVKTLDYNDFFRAVNNGQVASVVIKTDNETNIITGRLRDGTSFETKGPGGHQALSALLVDKNVNWKQELPDRPSWLTTMFMSFLPILLLVGLFFFLMQQTQGGGSRVMSFGKSRAKLHTEEKARVTFSDVAGVDEVKEELQELVEFLKEPRKFSEIGARIPKGVLLFGPPGTGKTLLARAVAGEAGVPFYSISGSDFVEMFVGVGASRVRDLFENAKKNAPCIVFIDEIDAVGRQRGAGLGGGHDEREQTLNQLLVEMDGFSPNEGIIVVAATNRPDILDPALLRPGRFDRQIVVTQPDINGRREILVVHARNKPLADDVELDVIARRTPGFSGADLENLINEAALLAARANKKRIGMEELENAIERVIAGPAKKSRVISDYEKKLVSYHESGHALVSYFLPNSDPVHKISIIPRGRAGGYTLLLPKEERYYATRSQLLDQITMLLGGRVAEELVLEEISTGAQNDLERATETARKMIMEYGMSDELGPLTLGRRQDTPFLGRDLSRDRNYSEEVASAIDQEVRRIIDECYRRAETILTDNMQGLHQVATTLFDNETIEGKEFEALMEAATGAVRPEADRRGAAQHGAAQQGGA comes from the coding sequence TTGAACCGGGTGATCAAGAACTTAAGCATATACATCCTGATTGTCCTCGTGGTCATCGCTTTGCTCAAATACAGTTCCCCGGGCCCCACCGACGTCAAGACCCTCGACTACAACGATTTCTTCCGGGCCGTGAACAACGGCCAGGTGGCGTCCGTGGTGATCAAGACCGACAACGAAACCAACATCATCACGGGCCGGTTGCGGGACGGGACCAGCTTTGAAACCAAGGGCCCCGGCGGCCACCAGGCGCTCTCGGCGCTGCTGGTCGACAAGAACGTCAACTGGAAGCAGGAGCTGCCGGACCGTCCCAGTTGGCTGACGACGATGTTTATGTCCTTTTTGCCCATTCTGCTCTTGGTCGGCTTGTTCTTTTTCCTGATGCAGCAGACGCAGGGCGGGGGCAGCAGGGTGATGTCGTTCGGCAAGAGCCGGGCCAAACTGCACACGGAGGAGAAAGCCCGGGTCACTTTTTCCGATGTGGCCGGGGTGGACGAGGTTAAGGAGGAACTCCAGGAACTGGTCGAATTCTTGAAGGAACCCCGGAAGTTCAGCGAGATCGGGGCCCGGATTCCCAAGGGCGTGCTTTTGTTCGGGCCGCCCGGCACCGGCAAGACCCTGTTGGCGCGGGCGGTGGCCGGGGAAGCCGGCGTGCCTTTCTACAGTATCAGCGGTTCGGATTTCGTGGAGATGTTCGTGGGCGTCGGTGCGTCCCGGGTCCGGGACTTGTTTGAGAACGCCAAGAAGAACGCCCCCTGCATCGTGTTCATCGACGAGATCGACGCGGTCGGCCGCCAGCGCGGCGCGGGCTTGGGCGGCGGTCACGACGAGCGGGAGCAGACCTTAAACCAGTTGCTGGTGGAGATGGACGGGTTCAGCCCCAACGAGGGCATCATCGTCGTCGCCGCCACCAACCGCCCGGACATCCTGGACCCCGCCCTGCTGCGGCCCGGACGCTTCGACCGGCAGATCGTCGTCACCCAGCCGGACATCAACGGCCGCCGGGAGATCCTGGTCGTGCACGCCCGGAACAAGCCGCTGGCGGACGACGTCGAGTTGGACGTGATCGCCCGCCGCACCCCCGGTTTTTCCGGGGCCGATCTGGAAAACCTGATCAACGAGGCCGCTCTGCTGGCGGCGCGGGCGAACAAAAAGCGCATCGGCATGGAGGAACTCGAGAATGCCATCGAACGGGTGATCGCCGGGCCGGCCAAGAAGTCCCGCGTGATCAGCGACTACGAAAAGAAGCTGGTGTCCTACCACGAGTCCGGTCACGCGCTGGTCAGCTACTTCCTGCCGAACAGCGATCCGGTGCACAAGATCTCGATCATCCCGCGGGGGCGGGCCGGGGGCTACACCCTTCTCCTGCCCAAGGAGGAGCGGTACTACGCGACCCGCTCGCAGCTCCTGGACCAGATCACGATGCTGCTGGGCGGCCGGGTGGCGGAGGAGTTGGTGCTGGAGGAGATCAGCACCGGCGCGCAAAACGACCTGGAGCGCGCCACCGAGACCGCCCGGAAGATGATCATGGAGTACGGCATGAGCGACGAACTGGGGCCGCTGACTTTGGGCCGGCGCCAAGACACGCCTTTCCTGGGGCGCGACCTCTCCCGCGACCGGAACTACTCCGAGGAGGTGGCCAGCGCCATCGACCAGGAGGTGCGCCGGATTATCGACGAGTGTTACCGGCGGGCGGAAACCATTCTCACCGACAATATGCAGGGGTTGCACCAGGTGGCCACCACGCTGTTCGATAATGAAACCATTGAGGGCAAGGAATTCGAGGCTTTGATGGAGGCGGCCACGGGCGCGGTGAGGCCGGAGGCGGACCGGCGCGGGGCGGCCCAGCACGGGGCGGCTCAGCAAGGAGGAGCGTAA
- a CDS encoding formate--tetrahydrofolate ligase, with protein MPFKTDLEIAQAHRMIPIADLAAAIGLAAEDIDLYGRYKAKVGLHVLDKLRERPAGRLIDVTAVTPTPLGEGKTLTTIGLTQGLGRIGKRAACTLRQPSMGPVFGIKGGAAGGGWAQVVPMEDLNLHFTGDIHAVGQAHNLLAAMLDASLYHGNPHDIDLHTVTWTRVMDVNDRALRDVVVGLGGPVNGYPREAAFEATTASEVMAALALTDGIGDLRRRLGRIVVGFDRQGRPVTAEDLQGAGAMAAILKEAIKPNLVQTLEGQPCIVHAGPFANIAHGQCSVLADKMALKLADYVVTESGFGADLGMEKFMDIKCRQSGLRPDCVVVTCTIRSLKMHGGVGRIIPGRPMPEEIKRENPAAVAEGCRNLAHMVKVARYYGVPVVVAVNRFLGDTDAEVETVLREAVRAGAMSAHPVTAWAEGGAGASELAAGVVSACERGGDFRLLYPDELSIKEKIEVLARRVYNADEVAYEPPAEKKIARFEELGWGRLPICMAKTHLSISHDPNLRNVPSGYVFPIRDIRVSLGAGFLYPLAGAMLTMPGLPSRPAAFGIDIDEHGRVKGLF; from the coding sequence ATGCCGTTCAAGACGGACCTGGAGATCGCCCAGGCGCACCGGATGATCCCCATTGCCGATCTCGCGGCCGCAATCGGCCTGGCGGCGGAAGACATCGACCTGTACGGCCGGTACAAGGCCAAGGTCGGCCTGCACGTGCTCGACAAACTCAGGGAACGGCCGGCCGGCCGGCTGATCGACGTCACGGCCGTCACCCCCACCCCGCTCGGCGAGGGGAAAACCCTGACCACCATCGGACTGACGCAGGGTCTGGGCCGCATCGGCAAACGGGCGGCCTGCACCCTGCGTCAGCCTTCCATGGGCCCGGTGTTCGGGATCAAAGGCGGGGCCGCCGGGGGCGGTTGGGCCCAGGTGGTGCCCATGGAAGACTTGAACCTGCATTTCACCGGCGACATCCACGCGGTGGGGCAGGCCCACAACCTGCTGGCCGCCATGCTCGACGCCTCGCTTTACCACGGCAACCCGCACGATATCGACCTGCACACGGTCACCTGGACCAGGGTCATGGACGTTAACGACCGGGCCTTGCGGGACGTGGTCGTGGGCTTGGGGGGTCCGGTCAACGGCTACCCCCGGGAGGCCGCTTTCGAAGCGACGACCGCGTCGGAGGTCATGGCCGCCCTGGCACTGACCGACGGCATCGGCGACCTGCGCCGGCGGCTGGGGCGGATTGTGGTGGGATTTGACCGGCAGGGCCGCCCGGTCACGGCCGAGGATCTTCAGGGCGCCGGGGCGATGGCGGCGATTCTCAAGGAAGCAATCAAGCCCAACCTGGTTCAGACGCTGGAGGGGCAGCCCTGCATCGTGCACGCCGGACCGTTCGCCAACATCGCCCACGGGCAGTGCTCGGTGCTGGCCGACAAGATGGCGCTGAAACTGGCCGACTACGTGGTAACCGAGAGCGGGTTCGGCGCCGACCTGGGCATGGAGAAATTCATGGACATCAAGTGCCGGCAGTCGGGGCTCCGGCCCGACTGCGTGGTGGTCACCTGCACGATACGGTCGCTCAAAATGCACGGCGGTGTCGGCCGGATCATCCCCGGCAGGCCGATGCCCGAGGAGATCAAGCGGGAAAACCCGGCCGCGGTCGCGGAAGGGTGCCGGAACCTGGCGCACATGGTCAAAGTCGCCCGCTATTACGGGGTGCCGGTGGTGGTCGCCGTGAACCGATTCCTGGGTGACACGGACGCCGAGGTTGAGACCGTGCTCCGGGAGGCGGTGCGCGCCGGGGCAATGAGCGCGCATCCGGTCACCGCCTGGGCGGAAGGCGGGGCGGGGGCGTCTGAACTCGCCGCCGGTGTCGTGTCGGCCTGTGAACGGGGCGGAGATTTCCGCCTGCTCTACCCGGATGAACTGTCGATCAAGGAAAAAATCGAGGTGCTCGCCCGGCGGGTCTACAACGCGGACGAGGTGGCCTACGAGCCCCCGGCGGAAAAGAAGATCGCCCGCTTCGAGGAGCTGGGTTGGGGCCGCTTGCCGATCTGCATGGCCAAGACACACCTCTCCATCTCCCACGACCCCAACCTGAGAAACGTGCCCTCCGGCTATGTGTTTCCGATCCGGGATATCCGGGTGTCGCTGGGCGCCGGGTTTTTGTACCCCCTGGCCGGGGCGATGCTCACCATGCCCGGCCTGCCCTCCCGGCCGGCGGCTTTCGGGATTGACATCGACGAGCACGGACGGGTGAAGGGGCTGTTTTAA